From Penaeus monodon isolate SGIC_2016 chromosome 42, NSTDA_Pmon_1, whole genome shotgun sequence, one genomic window encodes:
- the LOC119599053 gene encoding polycomb protein SCMH1-like isoform X2 yields the protein MPTPGRGPGRPPKNPRTCTWCSEVKSQLKYVFPTSSGKREFCSETCLSEYRKALRKGTCANCDNVIRSTPVKCETSSGRRRELCSNECLKAWAKKEKDKEQQGDTEEEAGVASSSFSSMTSPPSSMSPSSGNGVSPNEKASLGPEAAAGRGLSATTLAQIEAAAEFNWEDYLRETNSIPSPAKCFKQHKIPPKNEFKIGMKLEALDPRNLTSTCIATVVGTLGPRLRLRLDGSDNKNDFWRLVDCNNEIHPIGHCEEHGGMLQPPLGFRMNASSWPMFLLKTLQNAEVSPPHIFRTEPPTPAKNYFEVGMKLEAVDKKNPQLICAATVGAVNGDMIHVTFDGWRGAFDYWCRYDSRDIFPVGWCAMSGHPLQPPGQMWGPPSSRYKARVLNIPPPLAGSSKSPEVPSATAANDKSPSSVASSPLAKSGVRGRHHSPSPPPGSPPSSQPQSTPTKAGSLQNSSSSAKSSTSTSTKSSSLSKPSSTSKLPPSSSSSSSPSPSAAALTVSQSSGKPTSSTKSSGLPAMTPLTSTPTKTPAGSGGSESVNSTPNASQSTVPPPNTGTSAAITSSTTPSALPHPSNPRTPEPPTSPSITSSQKPLGASSSSTTSSSSSSSSSSSPMVAGPESTIPVPQQKSPSITVTEPDTSTVHKLSASVVVYVNHGCTCGPYLDSGRVSELPVQFGPGSLNRVVRESVQALVDAAPDPRAVTSLLPRGNGKVIIKDGDAETHRLTSLEKVEDFWSALESLFEDLMCCENFYTQQPITQCTKCARQSPAQFKRDQEAAQHVAVSNNKRPASSEPSDVLSPSKVAKRVLQEPSPSSASEPGQSPRPRGDPAEWTVEEVITHIAATDPALANHADLFRRHEIDGKALLLLNSDMMMKYMGLKLGPALKICNLINKIRGRKHLVT from the exons ATGCCAACACCGGGGAGAG GTCCAGGCAGACCTCCAAAGAACCCACGCACTTGCACGTGGTGTTCGGAGGTGAAGTCACAATTGAAATATGTGTTCCCAACGAGCTCAGGAAAACGAGAATTCTGCTCGGAAACGTGCCTCTCGGAGTACAGAAAGGCTCTTCGGAAG GGTACTTGTGCCAACTGTGACAATGTCATCCGCTCGACACCAGTCAAGTGCGAGACTTCATCAGGCCGTCGGCGAGAGCTGTGCAGCAATGAGTGCCTTAAGGCCTGGGCCAaaaaagagaaggacaaagagcAGCAGGGAGACACGGAGGAAGAAGCAGGCGTggcctcttcatctttctcctcgaTGACGAGCCCGCCATCCAGCATGTCCCCCTCCTCGGGCAACGGTGTGTCACCCAACGAGAAGGCCTCCCTTGGCCCGGAAGCAGCTGCGG GGCGGGGTCTGAGTGCCACAACCTTGGCACAGATAGAGGCTGCTGCAGAGTTCAATTGGGAAGACTACCTCAGGGAAACCAACTCCATACCCTCACCTGCCAAATGCTTCAAACAG cACAAAATCCCCCCCAAGAATGAGTTCAAGATCGGCATGAAACTGGAGGCACTTGACCCGCGAAACCTGACGTCCACCTGCATCGCTACAGTGGTAGGCACATTAGGCCCTAGGCTGAGACTCAGGCTTGATGGCTCTGACAACAAGAACGACTTCTGGCGCTTGGTAGACTGCAATAATGAGATCCACCCTATTGGACATTGTGAGGAGCATGGAGGAATGCTGCAACCACCCCTTG GTTTCCGCATGAATGCATCATCCTGGCCGATGTTCCTCCTAAAGACGCTGCAGAATGCAGAGGTTTCCCCTCCACACATTTTCCGCACAGAGCCGCCCACACCTGCCAAGAACTACTTTGAGGTTGGCATGAAGCTAGAAGCTGTTGACAAGAAGAATCCTCAGCTCATTTGTGCTGCAACTGTCG GTGCTGTGAATGGAGATATGATCCATGTGACATTTGATGGCTGGAGAGGTGCCTTTGATTACTGGTGCCGCTATGATTCAAGAGATATCTTCCCTGTGGGCTGGTGTGCTATGTCAGGGCACCCTCTGCAGCCCCCAGGCCAGATGT GGGGCCCTCCCAGCAGCCGTTACAAGGCACGGGTCCTGAACATCCCTCCTCCCCTGGCTGGTTCCTCCAAGTCCCCAGAAGTGCCCTCAGCGACTGCAGCAAATGACAAGAGCCCCTCGTCTGTGGCCAGCTCCCCCCTGGCAAAGTCGGGTGTCCGTGGCAggcaccactccccctccccacccccaggcAGCCCCCCCTCTTCCCAGCCGCAGTCCACACCCACCAAGGCGGGCTCGCTGCAGAACTCATCGTCATCAGCAAAGTCATCTACTTCCACCTCCACCAAGTCATCCTCGTTAAGTAAGCCATCATCCACCAGCAAGTTACccccctcatcttcatcctcgtcATCACCCTCGCCATCAGCTGCAGCGCTCACAGTCAGTCAGTCGAGCGGCAAGCCCACCTCATCTACTAAGTCATCGGGGTTGCCTGCTATGACCCCACTCACTTCTACGCCCACCAAGACTCCTGCAGGATCGGGAGGATCGGAAAGCGTCAATAGCACCCCCAATGCCAGCCAGTCCACTGTACCACCCCCTAATACGGGAACATCGGCAGCCATCACGTCCTCCACCACGCCTTCAGCCCTCCCACACCCATCTAACCCCAGAACGCCTGAGCCCCCCACATCACCTTCCATCACTTCCTCGCAGAAACCCCTGGGTGCCTCGtcatcctccaccacctcctcctcatcctcctcttcgtcctcttcgtcACCAATGGTTGCTGGGCCGGAGTCGACAATACCTGTTCCTCAACAAAAATCACCAAGTATAACAGTTACAGAACCAGATACCTCGACTGTCCACAAATTAAGTGCCTCAG TTGTCGTTTATGTTAATCATGGCTGCACGTGTGGACCATACCTGGACTCTGGTCGCGTGAGCGAGCTCCCTGTCCAGTTTGGACCAGGGAGCCTCAACCGTGTTGTGCGAGAGTCTGTCCAAGCTCTGGTTGATGCCGCCCCTGACCCTCGTGCAGTCACTTCCCTCCTACCTCGTGGCAACGGCAAAGTTATTATTAAAG ATGGGGATGCTGAAACCCATCGACTAACATCTCTAGAGAAAGTGGAGGATTTTTGGAGTGCTCTGGAGTCGCTCTTTGAAGATCTGATGTGCTGTGAGAATTTTTACACACAGCAGCCAATCACCCAGTGTACCAAGTGTGCGCGGCAGAGTCCTGCACAATTCAAAAGGG ACCAAGAAGCAGCCCAGCATGTGGCAGTGTCCAACAACAAGCGACCAGCCTCCAGTGAGCCCAGTGATGTCCTCAGTCCGTCAAAAGTTGCCAAACGAGTATTGCAAG agCCATCCCCCTCCTCAGCAAGTGAGCCTGGGCAGAGCCCCCGGCCAAGAGGTGACCCGGCTGAGTGGACCGTAGAGGAAGTCATCACTCATATAGCGGCCACTGACCCTGCACTGGCCAATCATGCTGACCTCTTCAGACGGCAT GAGATTGATGGGAAGGCTTTGCTGCTCCTCAACAGTGACATGATGATGAAATACATGGGTCTCAAGCTGGGCCCAGCCCTCAAGATCTGTAACCTGATCAACAAAATCCGTGGGCGCAAGCACCTTGTCACCTAA
- the LOC119599053 gene encoding polycomb protein SCMH1-like isoform X1, with product MPTPGRGPGRPPKNPRTCTWCSEVKSQLKYVFPTSSGKREFCSETCLSEYRKALRKGTCANCDNVIRSTPVKCETSSGRRRELCSNECLKAWAKKEKDKEQQGDTEEEAGVASSSFSSMTSPPSSMSPSSGNGVSPNEKASLGPEAAAGRKGRGLSATTLAQIEAAAEFNWEDYLRETNSIPSPAKCFKQHKIPPKNEFKIGMKLEALDPRNLTSTCIATVVGTLGPRLRLRLDGSDNKNDFWRLVDCNNEIHPIGHCEEHGGMLQPPLGFRMNASSWPMFLLKTLQNAEVSPPHIFRTEPPTPAKNYFEVGMKLEAVDKKNPQLICAATVGAVNGDMIHVTFDGWRGAFDYWCRYDSRDIFPVGWCAMSGHPLQPPGQMWGPPSSRYKARVLNIPPPLAGSSKSPEVPSATAANDKSPSSVASSPLAKSGVRGRHHSPSPPPGSPPSSQPQSTPTKAGSLQNSSSSAKSSTSTSTKSSSLSKPSSTSKLPPSSSSSSSPSPSAAALTVSQSSGKPTSSTKSSGLPAMTPLTSTPTKTPAGSGGSESVNSTPNASQSTVPPPNTGTSAAITSSTTPSALPHPSNPRTPEPPTSPSITSSQKPLGASSSSTTSSSSSSSSSSSPMVAGPESTIPVPQQKSPSITVTEPDTSTVHKLSASVVVYVNHGCTCGPYLDSGRVSELPVQFGPGSLNRVVRESVQALVDAAPDPRAVTSLLPRGNGKVIIKDGDAETHRLTSLEKVEDFWSALESLFEDLMCCENFYTQQPITQCTKCARQSPAQFKRDQEAAQHVAVSNNKRPASSEPSDVLSPSKVAKRVLQEPSPSSASEPGQSPRPRGDPAEWTVEEVITHIAATDPALANHADLFRRHEIDGKALLLLNSDMMMKYMGLKLGPALKICNLINKIRGRKHLVT from the exons ATGCCAACACCGGGGAGAG GTCCAGGCAGACCTCCAAAGAACCCACGCACTTGCACGTGGTGTTCGGAGGTGAAGTCACAATTGAAATATGTGTTCCCAACGAGCTCAGGAAAACGAGAATTCTGCTCGGAAACGTGCCTCTCGGAGTACAGAAAGGCTCTTCGGAAG GGTACTTGTGCCAACTGTGACAATGTCATCCGCTCGACACCAGTCAAGTGCGAGACTTCATCAGGCCGTCGGCGAGAGCTGTGCAGCAATGAGTGCCTTAAGGCCTGGGCCAaaaaagagaaggacaaagagcAGCAGGGAGACACGGAGGAAGAAGCAGGCGTggcctcttcatctttctcctcgaTGACGAGCCCGCCATCCAGCATGTCCCCCTCCTCGGGCAACGGTGTGTCACCCAACGAGAAGGCCTCCCTTGGCCCGGAAGCAGCTGCGGGTAGGAAAG GGCGGGGTCTGAGTGCCACAACCTTGGCACAGATAGAGGCTGCTGCAGAGTTCAATTGGGAAGACTACCTCAGGGAAACCAACTCCATACCCTCACCTGCCAAATGCTTCAAACAG cACAAAATCCCCCCCAAGAATGAGTTCAAGATCGGCATGAAACTGGAGGCACTTGACCCGCGAAACCTGACGTCCACCTGCATCGCTACAGTGGTAGGCACATTAGGCCCTAGGCTGAGACTCAGGCTTGATGGCTCTGACAACAAGAACGACTTCTGGCGCTTGGTAGACTGCAATAATGAGATCCACCCTATTGGACATTGTGAGGAGCATGGAGGAATGCTGCAACCACCCCTTG GTTTCCGCATGAATGCATCATCCTGGCCGATGTTCCTCCTAAAGACGCTGCAGAATGCAGAGGTTTCCCCTCCACACATTTTCCGCACAGAGCCGCCCACACCTGCCAAGAACTACTTTGAGGTTGGCATGAAGCTAGAAGCTGTTGACAAGAAGAATCCTCAGCTCATTTGTGCTGCAACTGTCG GTGCTGTGAATGGAGATATGATCCATGTGACATTTGATGGCTGGAGAGGTGCCTTTGATTACTGGTGCCGCTATGATTCAAGAGATATCTTCCCTGTGGGCTGGTGTGCTATGTCAGGGCACCCTCTGCAGCCCCCAGGCCAGATGT GGGGCCCTCCCAGCAGCCGTTACAAGGCACGGGTCCTGAACATCCCTCCTCCCCTGGCTGGTTCCTCCAAGTCCCCAGAAGTGCCCTCAGCGACTGCAGCAAATGACAAGAGCCCCTCGTCTGTGGCCAGCTCCCCCCTGGCAAAGTCGGGTGTCCGTGGCAggcaccactccccctccccacccccaggcAGCCCCCCCTCTTCCCAGCCGCAGTCCACACCCACCAAGGCGGGCTCGCTGCAGAACTCATCGTCATCAGCAAAGTCATCTACTTCCACCTCCACCAAGTCATCCTCGTTAAGTAAGCCATCATCCACCAGCAAGTTACccccctcatcttcatcctcgtcATCACCCTCGCCATCAGCTGCAGCGCTCACAGTCAGTCAGTCGAGCGGCAAGCCCACCTCATCTACTAAGTCATCGGGGTTGCCTGCTATGACCCCACTCACTTCTACGCCCACCAAGACTCCTGCAGGATCGGGAGGATCGGAAAGCGTCAATAGCACCCCCAATGCCAGCCAGTCCACTGTACCACCCCCTAATACGGGAACATCGGCAGCCATCACGTCCTCCACCACGCCTTCAGCCCTCCCACACCCATCTAACCCCAGAACGCCTGAGCCCCCCACATCACCTTCCATCACTTCCTCGCAGAAACCCCTGGGTGCCTCGtcatcctccaccacctcctcctcatcctcctcttcgtcctcttcgtcACCAATGGTTGCTGGGCCGGAGTCGACAATACCTGTTCCTCAACAAAAATCACCAAGTATAACAGTTACAGAACCAGATACCTCGACTGTCCACAAATTAAGTGCCTCAG TTGTCGTTTATGTTAATCATGGCTGCACGTGTGGACCATACCTGGACTCTGGTCGCGTGAGCGAGCTCCCTGTCCAGTTTGGACCAGGGAGCCTCAACCGTGTTGTGCGAGAGTCTGTCCAAGCTCTGGTTGATGCCGCCCCTGACCCTCGTGCAGTCACTTCCCTCCTACCTCGTGGCAACGGCAAAGTTATTATTAAAG ATGGGGATGCTGAAACCCATCGACTAACATCTCTAGAGAAAGTGGAGGATTTTTGGAGTGCTCTGGAGTCGCTCTTTGAAGATCTGATGTGCTGTGAGAATTTTTACACACAGCAGCCAATCACCCAGTGTACCAAGTGTGCGCGGCAGAGTCCTGCACAATTCAAAAGGG ACCAAGAAGCAGCCCAGCATGTGGCAGTGTCCAACAACAAGCGACCAGCCTCCAGTGAGCCCAGTGATGTCCTCAGTCCGTCAAAAGTTGCCAAACGAGTATTGCAAG agCCATCCCCCTCCTCAGCAAGTGAGCCTGGGCAGAGCCCCCGGCCAAGAGGTGACCCGGCTGAGTGGACCGTAGAGGAAGTCATCACTCATATAGCGGCCACTGACCCTGCACTGGCCAATCATGCTGACCTCTTCAGACGGCAT GAGATTGATGGGAAGGCTTTGCTGCTCCTCAACAGTGACATGATGATGAAATACATGGGTCTCAAGCTGGGCCCAGCCCTCAAGATCTGTAACCTGATCAACAAAATCCGTGGGCGCAAGCACCTTGTCACCTAA